The Plasmodium chabaudi chabaudi strain AS genome assembly, chromosome: 4 nucleotide sequence AACAATAGCtgtaatgataataatgaaaatactaATGATACATATTCTGAAAAATCTGAAATATATGTAGATAAAGATGCTAACAAATTTCCTATTTATTGTGGCATGTTTAATCATCTAATACATCCAGAAGCAATGAAATTACAtgaatcaaataaaaaaaaaaatatatattctgaAGTTCCGAATGAAAATCCATCATtgggaaataataaaaatcctaaggttgtttatattaaaacagAAGAAGGTGATTATTGTATTAGACCTTATGATCCTACTGTATATTATCATGAAAAATCatgttataaaatttgtgaTCTAGGTAATAGTTTATGGATTGATGAATCAAGATATGCAGAAATACAAACACGACAATATAGAGCTCCCGaagttatattaaaaagtggTTTTAATGAAACTGCAGATATATGGTCATTTGCTTGTATGGTGTTTGAATTAGTAACTGGAGATTTCTTATTTAACCCACAAAAATcagatatatatgataaaaacgAAGAACATTTAAGTTTTATAATCGAAGTATTAGGTAATATACCCAAATCAATGATAGATTCAGGATATAACTCACACAAAtactttaataaaaatacttataaactaaaaaatattaaaaatattaaaagatatggattatataaaatattaaaatataaatatggtttaccagaaaaagaaataaatccATTATGTAGTTTTCTATTACCTATGCTTTCAATAGATCCCCAAACAAGACCATCAGCATATACTATGTTACAACACCCATGGCTTAATATGGTAGATCTAGAAGATGATGAACAGACAAATACTAATAATAGATCCTACTCTGTTAATACTGTAAATTTCAAAAATCAAACAcattatgatatatatcaagataaaattaataacaatgataataataacacaaaatatttatcgCAAAATcatgataaatattcaaattttgataatgtACATGCAAATActttaatacaaaattttgaCGAAGCTTCTGAAGATAGTTATGAAAACCACCATGAAATGCGACATCCATATCAAAACTACCACCCACATAATAATCATCTAGAGGAATATATCGATGATATGGGAATGCAAGATGAGGAATATCAAAGACAATATGAATATCACAATAAATACAACAATAGGGACTATAATAATCCATCAAATGTTTATTCTggaaattttaataaacaaatagcTAAAGAACATAATATCCATAATTCACCACCGGATACAAGggattatatgtattattcaaaaaatgttcCACCAACCATGCCAATGAATCATCAATATAActttattaacaatttaaataactatgaaaataataatggtcCCAATAATCATTTCTTCAAAAGCAATCcaaaatatgatatgaCGATGCCAAggaattataataaaaagtcaAGTGTAGTATATAGTGAAATTCCACACAAAAGATATGTTGATgatacaaattattatgataataaccctggatataaatatatgcaaaacTATGAAAGACGAAATGATTTCAAACATGAACATGGAAGTGATATGGATGATGAAGATGAAGAAGACGATGAAGAGGAGATTGAAGAAGAGGAGGAcgatgaagaagaagatGAAGAAGAGGATGAAGATGATGAATATGAAAGAAGTCAATATactaatgaaaatgatgatagtATTCCATtccataataaaataaattttaatgaatactctaataaaaacaacaacatttatgaaaacaaagataatatagaatcatatttcaataaattaaaaaatcacaataaaaataatctaGTAAATGTAAtgcaaaataatgaattaaataaattaaaaaattacgaAGCTATAAAGAATagagaaaaaacaaatgcaCAATTAAAAGAGCAAACCCCATTTAAATtcaatgaaaaaaatattgataatacaaaaaataaattatttgaattagaacaaaattataatccTCAAAATATGGGAggatttataaatatgaattccaataaaaagtttgataaatttgaaaacaTCGAAAAATCTCATATAGAAACGAAAAACACACAAGGTCATTTATCAgctcataaaaaatatatccatGAAAAATACGAAGATGATAAggaaaatcaaataaattgcaaagttgttaataaaaaaaattcatatgcTTTTACGTGAAAAAGAGAAATATTCACACTATTTTCTaccaattatatattaatacgCAAAATAATCACATATAggaaatattcaaaaaatgcatatttgtttttctgTATGTCCTTTCtctatttttcatttttatatcaccAGAATGTAGAATATTATTagtatcattttttatattaaaatatcttTTTGAAGAGTATGaagatttatatttaccCCTATAATaggatattttttactgtTTTAAAGATAGTAATCATTATTCAGGCAATTTGTTATCAGTTGAAAATGTAATAGACATAAGGACACGTGCATTTATAAACACCTGCATAATAAGCATATGCAATgcgtatttatatatatatattaatttatttaaaaagaaaaaacggCGTAAAATAtactcaaaaaatataatttttttcagtaACACACAATATATACACTTAATAGAGaggatatatattatccatttaaatacaaatgtttaattaaaattttttaggtgtaaaaatatataaacaatcgATGATAAAGCATTTTTTTCCTAAAAgctttataataattttttttttcattatatttacctttttttattcaaccATTAAtaccatatatatttcttatcTATCCAAACCTTATAAATTAAGGTCATAATTAAATCAACATTTATGTGTTGTTTTTACACGACAAATTtgttattatcatcatcattattattgtatatttcgttttatttcaccatttttttttattttttattttttttaattaaaaacacCGAAAGTACactaaatataaaataataaataggCTATTgctaaaaattatatataaatggaaaattaaaaaggacTTAAGTCctaaaatttttcaaaataaaaaaatgtctaTAGTTAATATGAAGAACAgagataataattattctgTTTTTCTCTATTCCCATCAATATTATGgctttattttctttgcATATTAACGAAGCTCATAGATATATGCCAtaaaatatggatataacatcaaaataaaagataaaaaatgaactaataaaacaattgaAAGTGTATCCCATTAAAATAGTTTCCATACAATTTgctataattataaatatctcaaaaaaaacgaaaatcCTTAAAGactataatttatttacacACACAAATCCACATTATCTTCGTTATAGTCTTGTTgtatctttattattaatgatgctttatgataatataaattatgttcATAAATGATATGGTATATACAAATCGAGCAAACCTATTAATACTCCCATTCACACATTTTATCAGTTTATATGccaaattataatacatgtttttttgtattaaaaaatccaCTATTGTGTAATTGTATGACTGTTCATAAACATATCTATACATTTGGAACTATGGCTTGCACTATTTGAAAGATacttatcatatttttgatacatatttaataggtttatttcttttatttttaattaataacttatatatatcacgTAGTAATAATCGGATTTCCAAAAAGAGCGAAtagtatatgcatataattatttacctataaaaaatacagtATATTCATACATGCACAATATTCTTACATTgtcatttaaaatatatatcacatatgtaatatatattatttatatatttatgtttagTGTATAGTTGCTTATCGTAGTATGGAATGCATTTTGCTTATTCAATcgcaaatttttattaattttacgAAAATATACTAGAGAAAAAGAacgaaaaaacaaaatgccCAAGGAATGAACTTAGCTTACATTCAAAAGTATATAACAcagaatattataaaaataaagagttgaaatattcaaaggaaaaaatattcattacagtaaaatattttataaggCGCgtgtaatttatataaggataaaaatgtatgaaTGAAGGtgtaatgaatataaatatataatttaaagcTGATGAAAGTAGGGGGAGGGATAAAAATAGATAATGATGAATACACCATATTATTGAAATAGAAAAGGAAAACACAGAGAAACAAAAAGAGACTACATCAAAATTAGTCAATGTATCTAAGTTactaaattttgaaaaagcccaataaaataacaataagaTAACTTAACATACTAATTCAAGAAATACGTCATACACccaaagaaaaaaagtattCATTATTTCATAGAAAATAGAAGAACACATAATATGTAATCTTAATATGTAATTATTTAGAGAGAGAAAAAGGGCAATTTAGAAACATGAAACTGGTAGGCTATCAAATTATCAGATTattaattctttatatactactttatcaaaattacAATGTAATAAACgctttaaataaaaataggcATGATATTATACACAATGGGCCAcaccaaaatatatactgcTCAACAAAATGGcacaataaaaatgctTCAGAAAAAGtaaacaaaacaaaaaataggcatatacaaaattttataattccaCAAAACAGTTTGCAAAAAAGGGAACATAACAATAGTGCCAAAAGGATTAATTACacatttatgaaaaatgctagccacaaaaaaatacttaattggggaaataataacaacACATCTCTTTCCCCTTTTTCCTctcaaattattaaaaggcATATGAAATTGTACaaccaaaaaaatacactATCAGACATATATTCCaaaattatagaaaaaaataaaacaaaaaatagcCTATTAAATGATATGGCCAagctttttaaaataataaaaagaagtaaatatatattttgtttaggatttttattaactatTATATCTTCTGTTGTGGATTCTTATAtcccaatttttttatcaaaagcGATTTCACATATAATGAGTAAAAGTGATGAAATAgttggaaaaataaatgacaCACCTTTTAAAtccgtttttttattttccaaccatcaaattaataaaccgctatatgcatatatattagtatcaatttttagtttattattttcatcctTCAAATCGTATACATTTAATCTATGTGCTTATATAAGTACAAACAAACTAcaaaatcatttatttagaatattattacacaaaaatattaattactttaaaaaaaaaggaaccGGAGCATTGTTAAGCCGATTGAATATAGACTCTTCTGAAttaattgatatatttactaCTAATATAATAGTGCTACTACgaaatgttataaaaatgttattatccttttattttttatacaaaattaatgtTAAACTTGTTTTTATCCCTTTATGTATtgttttatgtatttataatatctcaattttattttcaagaATATTTCGAGCCATAGCAAAAGAAGAAAGTAATAACCTTGCTGaatcaaataatatcaTAGAACAATCCATCAACAACTTCTCactaataaatacatataatacacataatgaagaaatagATGCATTTAATAACTCTATTAATGATATTTGCAATACCCGATCGAAACTcggatttttttatatcttagAAAAATTCATAAATCGATCAATTGGCATTATTACCTTTTTTAGTACACTTATAGTTATTAAACAGATTATtcagaataataatacccATGATGATATTAGACAAATTATTTCAtctgttatatatatacaaaaaattatatctcAATCTTCTACTATTGAACAACAATATTCAAGGGTTCAAGAATTAATAGGAAATGCTGAAGATGTGATTAAACtaattgaaaaagaaacatTCCAagataatcaaaataaatctattcatttaaaaaactcTTATACgaacttttttaatttcacaaatttaaaaaattttattttcaattattctattataaaaaaaatgaagtctattcaaaaaaatacaaactATGTtactaatattataaagcctaattatattaaactCTTTGaaagaaattataataatttatccAAGTACATAATGGATGATAAACTTGGATTTGAAGAAGCTCAACCAGATAAAGAAGCTCTACAAGAACAACTTCAAATGATTAATAAAACGGTTCATACGGATAATGCTACAAATAAAGACAGTGGAAATATTCCTGAAAATtcaacaaataaaattaaaaaaaataaattcgaTATAAGTATTCAAGAAATACATagttttatcaaaaatgaTCATGAACTTATAATAAAGTATAAAttagataaaaaatttacaaactttttaaaaacaaaatataaaaaaaatattatatcattcattgtaaaattatatgaaaaaagacataattttgtaagtgatgaatatttatttatgtttgataatattagtGCATTTGGTCAATTAACAGATGcagataaaaaaagtatactCAAAATGAGCAACATAACAAATAACACAATATTCATAACTCTTCTAActtttctattttataattattcaaagttttattataaaaaacagaaaaaaaaccCTATAAATCtgttagaaaaaaaaaaaacaaaaaacacCGTTACTACACAAGGcacaattaataataataacacatCTAATGAAAATGTCGTTGAGCTTGATTCTTCGAATActgaagaaataaatcTCGATGATGTTATAAATGATCCAACAATATATGACttgaatataaatgatgGCACTTCTAATGAGACAAGCAGTTCTTATATTAACAACAAATGCAATATTACCGATACATCAACTAATAGAGAAATAGATAAAGAAGCTACTCCAAATTCTGACGAAATaaacaaacaaaataatttatgccAAACAAATAA carries:
- a CDS encoding serine/threonine protein kinase, putative — translated: MSYSDSMSASNNSSNQDATSGKLQYTESDDEGSDEYCPGGYHPVEINEIYNDRYRIEGKLGWGHFSTVWIATDLKSKPLKFVAIKIQKGSETYTESAKCEINYLKTVKINSFDSSWVEFKEQQRERLFHYNMTKGVVSFIDSFEHKGPNGTHVCMVFEFMGPNLLSLIKHYDYKGIPINLVRKIATHVLIGLQYLHDVCKIIHSDIKPENVVVSSLSNIPKPRDYTKSKLVNNNDDKDIKNATESHYNSSSHPEQENNADNEKDIDKVNPQADETEQDETEQDDTESNVTEVKEQNEFDNVDWNKLTKNEKKKLKRKKKKMLKKERLKMNEDNNTEQNKQTNNETNNNNLNHPEDNSHFKKEDNEAFRNIDCIKANDISLEPIQISTKIPSNNSLNANLKVNTNKDNNAISGECNNQNLNENSDIKLCKDENKKDSKQILSNTIKKDLSCANANMDNFAENENKSSDLPKEGTKEPIIEDNEKNKINDNNDKVNVKKKKKKINEPPYVKHRLKPTNSDPSLLTTYYNIHAIQETLTRKPYHYNNYFLNNPEKYGYDKSPQLLRRLPIDYLRNDSSMDGSNNSCNDNNENTNDTYSEKSEIYVDKDANKFPIYCGMFNHLIHPEAMKLHESNKKKNIYSEVPNENPSLGNNKNPKVVYIKTEEGDYCIRPYDPTVYYHEKSCYKICDLGNSLWIDESRYAEIQTRQYRAPEVILKSGFNETADIWSFACMVFELVTGDFLFNPQKSDIYDKNEEHLSFIIEVLGNIPKSMIDSGYNSHKYFNKNTYKLKNIKNIKRYGLYKILKYKYGLPEKEINPLCSFLLPMLSIDPQTRPSAYTMLQHPWLNMVDLEDDEQTNTNNRSYSVNTVNFKNQTHYDIYQDKINNNDNNNTKYLSQNHDKYSNFDNVHANTLIQNFDEASEDSYENHHEMRHPYQNYHPHNNHLEEYIDDMGMQDEEYQRQYEYHNKYNNRDYNNPSNVYSGNFNKQIAKEHNIHNSPPDTRDYMYYSKNVPPTMPMNHQYNFINNLNNYENNNGPNNHFFKSNPKYDMTMPRNYNKKSSVVYSEIPHKRYVDDTNYYDNNPGYKYMQNYERRNDFKHEHGSDMDDEDEEDDEEEIEEEEDDEEEDEEEDEDDEYERSQYTNENDDSIPFHNKINFNEYSNKNNNIYENKDNIESYFNKLKNHNKNNLVNVMQNNELNKLKNYEAIKNREKTNAQLKEQTPFKFNEKNIDNTKNKLFELEQNYNPQNMGGFINMNSNKKFDKFENIEKSHIETKNTQGHLSAHKKYIHEKYEDDKENQINCKVVNKKNSYAFT
- a CDS encoding ABC transporter B family member 4, putative, with product MKLVGYQIIRLLILYILLYQNYNVINALNKNRHDIIHNGPHQNIYCSTKWHNKNASEKVNKTKNRHIQNFIIPQNSLQKREHNNSAKRINYTFMKNASHKKILNWGNNNNTSLSPFSSQIIKRHMKLYNQKNTLSDIYSKIIEKNKTKNSLLNDMAKLFKIIKRSKYIFCLGFLLTIISSVVDSYIPIFLSKAISHIMSKSDEIVGKINDTPFKSVFLFSNHQINKPLYAYILVSIFSLLFSSFKSYTFNLCAYISTNKLQNHLFRILLHKNINYFKKKGTGALLSRLNIDSSELIDIFTTNIIVLLRNVIKMLLSFYFLYKINVKLVFIPLCIVLCIYNISILFSRIFRAIAKEESNNLAESNNIIEQSINNFSLINTYNTHNEEIDAFNNSINDICNTRSKLGFFYILEKFINRSIGIITFFSTLIVIKQIIQNNNTHDDIRQIISSVIYIQKIISQSSTIEQQYSRVQELIGNAEDVIKLIEKETFQDNQNKSIHLKNSYTNFFNFTNLKNFIFNYSIIKKMKSIQKNTNYVTNIIKPNYIKLFERNYNNLSKYIMDDKLGFEEAQPDKEALQEQLQMINKTVHTDNATNKDSGNIPENSTNKIKKNKFDISIQEIHSFIKNDHELIIKYKLDKKFTNFLKTKYKKNIISFIVKLYEKRHNFVSDEYLFMFDNISAFGQLTDADKKSILKMSNITNNTIFITLLTFLFYNYSKFYYKKQKKNPINLLEKKKTKNTVTTQGTINNNNTSNENVVELDSSNTEEINLDDVINDPTIYDLNINDGTSNETSSSYINNKCNITDTSTNREIDKEATPNSDEINKQNNLCQTNNGLASSHCDISSNEENFIKLKKKKKLNKNNFNNILSYIMKNAIKEIEILRYIDENYKNINEKLMMNSINDDNKKGSSLTFKNVDFYIEKYPKNKILSNINLHFNNMYTYGILSYNNSGKNALTKLCSKLYTKTYGNILIDNENIENVSKYILTKKMSIVEEDTYLFSDSVIYNILYSYNFKEKKNNINNKLSYSNYNIELDKNNIKNCLHLFQSDNDTLINKEKNKTNEPTTNQNIITHTPDQIIQDNLLEKKNIKTCLMCGDQINTALFDHKNKKIKKMNIYKKYKTHFITKLYKEIIKVSKVVCLDSLINSYKNKYFHNINSNNLSGGQKQKISLARAIIKNPKILILNEAFSALDSTNELNIFANIKKYLPNSTIINISHKITTIKHCDYIYVLKNGKIIEQGLRTKLQEDKNSEYSKKLNEF